From Triticum urartu cultivar G1812 chromosome 2, Tu2.1, whole genome shotgun sequence, a single genomic window includes:
- the LOC125535878 gene encoding pentatricopeptide repeat-containing protein At5g04780, mitochondrial-like, producing MRHAARRAAATLLSPSTLPPPSSAPLSSPTPSSAPLLQRPQSLRARAPEPGLARTPRERVPVPSPCARGRHSRDARRVLDETPKRSAAAWTAVIAGCARAGRHADGMGAFAEMLADGRAAPNAFVLAAVLRCCSGLGDVASGKRIHGWLLRNGVHLDRVLCNAVIDMYAKCGDCERAKRAFRAMAEVDAVSWNIVISACLQSGDVRGAMQLFDESPVRDTSSWNTVISGLMRNGCAAKALDRLYHMARAGVEFNHYTYSTALALAGMLSLLDLGRQLHGRVLTAALETDAFVQSSLMDMYCKCGSMNAAALIFDRWSHLTGDVKFAWSTMVAGYVQNGREEEAFGFFRLMLRQGVAADQFTLTSAVAACANAGMVEQGRQVHGCVEKLGHSFDAPLASTIVDMYAKCGNLDDACRMFDIAPTKNVALWTSMLCSYASHGKGRMAIELFNRMIAEKIKPNEVTLVGVLSACSHGRLVSEGEHFFKLMQEEYGIVPSIEHYNCMVDLYGRAGLLDKANNFINENKIKHESIVWKTLLSACRVHKDMEHAKLASESLIQLEQCDAGSYVMLSNMYATHSKWRDTSKLRSLMRERGVRKQPGQSWIHLKNIVHTFVAGDTAHPRSSEIYTCLAKLMERIKELGYTSRIDLVAHDVEEEQRETVLRFHSEKLAMAFGIISTPNGTPLRIFKNLRICVDCHEAIKYVSRATDREIVVRDLYRFHHFKDARCSCEDFW from the coding sequence ATGCGGCACGCGGCTAGGAGAGCTGCGGCCACGCTGCTATCGCCGTCGACTCTCCCGCCTCCCTCCTCCGCGCCGCTATCGTCGCCGACTCCCTCCTCCGCGCCGCTCCTCCAGCGACCTCAGTCCCTTCGCGCGAGAGCGCCCGAGCCAGGACTGGCCCGGACTCCCCGCGAGCGCGTCCCCGTTCCTAGCCCCTGCGCGAGAGGCCGCCACTCCCGCGATGCGCGCAGGGTGCTCGACGAAACGCCCAAGAGGAGCGCGGCCGCGTGGACGGCGGTCATCGCGGGCTGCGCGCGCGCCGGACGGCACGCGGACGGCATGGGCGCGTTCGCGGAGATGCTCGCCGACGGCAGAGCCGCGCCGAACGCGTTTGTTCTTGCGGCCGTCCTCAGGTGCTGCTCGGGGCTCGGCGACGTGGCGTCAGGCAAGCGCATCCATGGGTGGCTGCTGAGGAACGGGGTGCATCTGGACCGGGTGCTGTGCAATGCCGTTATCGATATGTACGCCAAGTGCGGGGACTGCGAGCGGGCTAAGCGGGCATTCAGAGCAATGGCCGAGGTCGACGCCGTCTCCTGGAACATCGTGATCAGCGCGTGTCTGCAGAGCGGCGACGTTCGTGGGGCGATGCAGCTGTTTGATGAGTCGCCGGTGCGAGACACTTCGAGCTGGAACACAGTCATCAGCGGCTTGATGCGGAATGGGTGCGCTGCCAAGGCGCTGGACCGCCTGTATCATATGGCACGAGCTGGAGTGGAGTTTAATCACTACACATACTCCACGGCACTTGCCTTGGCTGGCATGCTTTCTTTGCTAGACCTCGGCCGGCAGCTCCATGGCCGTGTGCTGACAGCTGCACTGGAGACTGACGCATTTGTTCAGAGCTCTCTCATGGACATGTACTGCAAGTGCGGCTCAATGAACGCTGCTGCGTTGATCTTTGATAGATGGTCGCATCTTACCGGTGACGTGAAATTTGCATGGAGCACAATGGTCGCTGGATACGTCCAGAATGGCAGGGAGGAAGAAGCTTTCGGGTTCTTCCGGTTGATGCTGCGTCAAGGGGTTGCTGCAGATCAGTTCACCCTCACCAGTGCGGTTGCAGCGTGTGCAAATGCAGGGATGGTTGAGCAAGGCAGGCAAGTGCACGGGTGCGTCGAGAAGCTAGGGCACAGTTTTGATGCACCATTGGCATCTACCATCGTCGACATGTATGCTAAGTGTGGCAACCTTGACGACGCTTGCAGGATGTTTGACATAGCTCCCACGAAGAACGTTGCTCTCTGGACTTCAATGCTGTGCTCCTATGCGTCCCATGGGAAAGGTAGGATGGCCATAGAACTCTTCAACAGAATGATTGCAGAAAAGATCAAGCCAAATGAGGTCACCCTTGTCGGTGTTCTATCTGCCTGTAGCCACGGCAGATTGGTCAGTGAAGGAGAGCACTTCTTCAAGCTAATGCAAGAAGAGTATGGAATTGTTCCAAGCATCGAACATTACAATTGCATGGTTGATCTTTATGGTCGAGCTGGACTGCTAGACAAAGCAAATAATTTCATCAACGAAAACAAGATTAAGCATGAATCTATTGTTTGGAAGACATTACTGTCAGCTTGTCGGGTTCACAAGGACATGGAGCACGCAAAACTTGCTTCTGAAAGTTTGATTCAGCTGGAGCAATGTGATGCTGGATCATATGTTATGCTGTCAAACATGTATGCCACTCACAGCAAATGGCGTGACACTTCGAAGCTCAGAAGTTTGATGCGGGAAAGGGGGGTTCGAAAGCAACCCGGACAATCTTGGATCCATCTGAAGAACATTGTGCATACTTTTGTCGCGGGGGACACGGCGCACCCGAGATCATCTGAAATTTATACCTGCTTGGCAAAGTTGATGGAGAGAATAAAGGAACTGGGGTACACCAGTAGAATTGATCTTGTTGCTCATGATGTGGAGGAGGAACAAAGGGAGACAGTTCTGAGGTTCCACAGTGAGAAGCTTGCCATGGCGTTTGGGATCATCAGCACTCCCAATGGGACTCCGCTTCGAATCTTCAAGAACCTGCGTATTTGTGTGGACTGCCATGAAGCAATCAAGTATGTAAGCCGAGCCACAGATAGGGAGATCGTTGTGCGAGATTTGTACCGGTTTCATCATTTCAAGGATGCAAGGTGTTCTTGTGAGGATTTCTGGTGA
- the LOC125535880 gene encoding probable leucine-rich repeat receptor-like protein kinase IMK3 — translation MPLRPGGNRAAALLLVLHCCCCAPLLFPPPAAAAHGHHPAGDGVVISEADRQGLQAIKGDLADPRGFLRSWNATGLGGACSGAWTGIKCVNGNVVAITLPWRGLAGTLSARGLGQLTRLRRLSLHDNAIAGAVPSSLGFLPDLRGLYLFNNRFSGAVPPEIGRCLALQSFDASSNLLTGVLPASIANSTKLIRLNLSRNAISGEVPAEVVGSSSLLFLDLSYNKLSGRIPDSFGGGSKAPSSSSRKEAVTGSYQLVFLSLAHNSLDGPVPESLAGLSNLQELDLAGNNLNGSIPARLGSLHDLKTLDLSGNALAGEIPESLANLTATLHSFNVSYNNLSGAVPASLAHKFGPTSFAGNILLCGYSASSPPCPVSPSPAPASTSQGTTGRHGLRRFSTKELALIIAGIVIGVLILLSLCCLLLCLLTRKKKSSTGTGARSGKQSSSKDVAGAAAAAAGRGEKPGASEAESGGDVGGKLVHFDGPLAFTADDLLCATAEIMGKSTYGTVYKATLEDGSLVAVKRLREKITKGQKEFEAEAAALGKVRHPNLLSLRAYYLGPKGEKLLVFDYIPKGSLSAFLHARAPNTPVDWATRMAIAKGTARGLAYLHDDMNILHGNLTGSNVLLDDDSSPRIADIGLSRLMTAAANSSVLAAAGALGYRAPELSKLKKASGKTDVYSLGVIILELLTGKSPADTTNGMDLPQWVGSIVKEEWTNEVFDLELMRDTAAGPEGDELMDTLKLALQCVEASPSARPEAREVLRQLEEIRPGPSEEGHVASASNE, via the exons ATGCCGCTGCGGCCAGGCGGTAACCGCGCGGCCGCCCTGCTGCTCGTCCTGCACTGCTGCTGCTGCGCCCCGCTCCTCTTCCCTCCGCCGGCGGCCGCCGCCCACGGGCATCATCCGGCAGGGGACGGCGTCGTGATCAGCGAGGCGGACCGGCAGGGCCTGCAGGCCATCAAGGGGGACCTCGCCGACCCCCGCGGCTTCCTCCGCTCCTGGAACGCCACCGGCCTCGGCGGTGCCTGCTCGGGCGCCTGGACGGGCATCAAGTGCGTCAACGGCAACGTCGTCGCCATCACGCTCCCCTGGCGCGGCCTGGCGGGCACCCTCTCCGCGCGCGGGCTCGGCCAGCTCACCCGGCTCCGCCGCCTCAGCCTCCACGACAACGCCATCGCCGGGGCCGTCCCCAGCTCGCTCGGCTTCCTCCCCGACCTCCGCGGCCTCTACCTCTTCAACAACCGCTTCTCCGGCGCCGTCCCGCCCGAGATCGGCCGCTGCCTCGCGCTGCAGTCGTTCGACGCCAGCAGCAATCTCCTCACCGGCGTCCTCCCGGCCTCGATTGCCAACTCCACCAAGCTCATCCGCCTCAACCTCAGCCGCAACGCCATCTCCGGCGAGGTCCCCGCCGAGGTCGTCGGCTCCTCGTCGCTCCTCTTCCTCGACCTCTCGTACAACAAGCTCTCCGGCCGCATCCCCGACTCTTTCGGGGGCGGATCCAAGGCGCCGTCCTCGTCCTCGCGGAAGGAAGCCGTCACCGGGAGCTACCAGCTGGTCTTCCTCAGCCTCGCGCACAACTCGCTCGACGGGCCGGTGCCGGAGTCGCTCGCCGGGCTCAGCAACCTGCAGGAGCTGGACCTGGCCGGCAACAACCTCAACGGCTCCATCCCCGCCCGGCTGGGCTCGCTTCACGACCTCAAGACGCTTGACCTCTCAGGCAACGCACTCGCCGGAGAGATCCCTGAGAGCCTCGCAAACCTCACCGCGACGCTCCACTCCTTCAACGTCTCCTACAACAACCTCTCCGGCGCGGTGCCGGCGTCGCTCGCCCACAAGTTTGGGCCCACCTCCTTCGCCGGTAACATACTGCTCTGCGGCTACTCTGCTTCCTCGCCGCCCTGTCCCGTGTCTCCGTCTCCGGCGCCGGCATCAACCTCGCAGGGGACAACCGGGCGCCACGGCCTCCGCAGGTTCAGCACCAAGGAGCTCGCACTGATCATCGCCGGGATCGTGATCGGCGTCCTCATCTTGCTGTCGCTCTGCTGCCTCCTGCTCTGCTTACTGACAAGGAAGAAGAAGTCCAGCACTGGCACTGGAGCACGGAGCGGGAAGCAGTCGTCAAGCAAGGACGTTGCCGGCGCCGCTGCTGCAGCTGCCGGGCGAGGCGAGAAGCCGGGGGCGTCCGAGGCGGAGTCCGGCGGCGACGTGGGCGGCAAGCTGGTGCACTTCGACGGGCCGCTGGCGTTCACGGCCGACGACCTGCTGTGCGCCACCGCGGAGATCATGGGGAAGAGCACGTACGGCACGGTGTACAAGGCGACGCTGGAGGACGGCAGCCTGGTGGCCGTGAAGCGGCTGCGGGAGAAGATCACCAAGGGGCAGAAGGAGTTCGaggccgaggcggcggcgctgggcAAGGTCCGGCACCCCAACCTGCTCTCGCTCAGAGCCTACTACCTCGGCCCCAAGGGGGAGAAGCTGCTCGTCTTCGATTACATTCCCAAGGGCAGCCTCTCCGCCTTCTTGCACG CTCGAGCTCCCAACACGCCGGTGGACTGGGCGACGCGGATGGCGATCGCCAAGGGGACGGCCCGCGGGCTCGCCTACCTCCACGACGACATGAACATCCTCCACGGCAACCTCACCGGCAGCAACGTGCTCCTCGACGACGACTCCAGCCCCAGGATCGCCGACATCGGCCTGTCCCGCCTCATGACGGCCGCCGCCAACTCGAGCGTGCTCGCCGCGGCGGGCGCGCTGGGGTACCGCGCGCCGGAGCTGTCCAAGCTCAAGAAGGCCAGCGGCAAGACGGACGTGTACAGCCTCGGCGTcatcatcctggagctgctcacCGGCAAGTCCCCCGCCGACACGACCAACGGCATGGACCTGCCGCAGTGGGTGGGGTCCATCGTGAAGGAGGAGTGGACCAACGAGGTGTTCGACCTGGAGCTGATGCGGGACACGGCCGCCGGCCCGGAGGGGGACGAGCTCATGGACACGCTCAAGCTCGCGCTGCAGTGCGTCGAGGCCTCGCCGTCGGCCCGGCCCGAGGCGCGGGAGGTGctgcggcagctcgaggagatcCGGCCCGGGCCAAGCGAGGAAGGCCATGTTGCTTCTGCAAGCAACGAGTAG